In Buchnera aphidicola (Chaetogeoica yunlongensis), the genomic stretch ACACTTATAACACTCATAAACTATATTAATATTAAAAAAAATCTTTATTTTTTATAATTTAATAAAAATTAACAAACCAAAAACTTTAACATTTTTACTTTATTTTTGAGGTAATATATCCACTTCTACATCTACAAAAACATCACTATGCGGTTTAAACAAAATTATATGTCGTCCAATATTTCTTAATACACCATTTTTAAAATAAATATCTCTCTTATTAATATCCATGTTACTAAGTTCAGACAATTTTTTTGAAATATCTAAAGCACTAACAGAACCAAATAATTTTCCTTCCAAACTAGATTTAGCAAAAATAGTTATCAATTTAATTTCTTTAATCTTTTTACATAAAAATTTAGCTTCAATAATTTTATTCAATAAGTCTTGTTTTAATTCTTTTTTCTTCTCTTCTGCTAATTTAATATTATCTTTTGTTGCAAGTATTGCTTTACCATAAGGTATTAAAAAATTTCTAGCATATCCAGGTTTAACATAAATAATATCACCTATTTTACCTAAATTTTCTAATTTTTTTAGCAGGATTATTTGCATAAACTAAATATCTCTATATTTGTTTAAATATATCACTTATGATGATCAGTATACGGTAATAAAGAAAGATAACGAGCACATTTAATAGCACGAGCTAACTGACGTTGATATCTTGCACTTGTTCCAGTGATTCTACTAGGAACAATTTTACCACTTTCTGTAATATAATTCTTTAACATAAATATATCCTTATAATCTATTTCTTTTACCTTATCCACAGTAAATCTACAAAACTTACGACGTCTAAAATAACGCACCATAAATTTAAATCCTATTTAAAAATACTATTTTAATACTAATATATAAAAAATTATAAAAAATGATTAAAAAATCTACCTAATATAATTCGTTTTATAAATACATTTACATTTAACTATCTTTTTTCTAGTTTATCTTCTTTAGCTTTAATTATAGGAGACGGTTCTTTTACTAAAGATTTTACATTAATAATAATATTCCTAATAATAAAATCACTATATCTAAAAGTTCTAGATAACTCTTGAATACATACTGTAGTAACCTCTACATTCATCAAAAAATAATGAGCTTTATTTAATTTCTTTATAGAATATGATAATTGACGCCTTCCCCAATCCTCTAATCTATGTACCTTTCCTTTATAATCTAAAACTAACTTTTTAAACTTATCAATAAAACTAGGAAGTTTTTCACTATAATCTGGATTTATAAGAAGTACTATTTCATAATGACGCACTAAATTTTATTCCTTATCAATAAAAATTAAAAAAATATAATAATAAAAATAAAAAAATCTCACAATTCTAATATACATTAATAAAAACTTAAATTCAAGATAAGATTATATTCTAAAAATACATCTAACTTCTATAAAAATATCTCTTATATAATAAAAATTAAGAATATTTTTTTATTTTTATACACTTATAAAAAATTAATATTATATTTCTCATAACAATTCAAAAAATAACCACTATTATATGCAATAAACACATAAACAAATAAATATACTATAATTTTATAATCATTAGTAATTTAAAATTAAACAAAACACGTTTTTTATGTACAAAAAATGTATTTTAAAACGACTAAAATTTTTATTAAAATAAAATATAAATTTTATTTCATACATATATTAAATATATATACAATATATAAATTTAACATTTATTTTATAAATTAAAACCAAATTTATACAATCATTATAAATATTTCTTATAATTTAAATTTAAAATTAATTTTATTTAAAGAAAAATTATTTATTAAATTTTAAAATTTACCTGTATATCTCAATTAAAACAATTTTTTAAAATATAGCTTGTCAAATCATTATATCATTTCTCTCTAATAATAGTATGTTTACGATCAGGACCAGTAGAAATAATATAAATTGGAACTGAAAGAAGTTCTTCTAATCTCAAAATATATTTCTTTGCAAATATAGGTAAATCATTAAATTGTGTTATTCCTACTGTACTTACATTCCATCCCCTAAAACTCTCATATTTCGGTTGAATAGCATTCCAATCATTTTGACAAAATGGAATATTATCTGTTTTAGTATTTATATTTCTTAAAAGAACATAATTTGTACAAATCAATATTTCATCCAAATTATCTAAAACATCCAATTTAGTTAAACATATTTTAGAAATTGAATTTATAAAAATAGCTCTACGTAATAATACAATATCTAACCATCCAGTTCTGCGCTTACGACCTGTAGTAGAACCAAATTCACAACCAAATTTACAAAAATAAGAATCTAATTTTCCAAATACTTCAGTAGGAAAAGGACCATTACCAACTCTAGTAGAGTATGCTTTAACTACTCCATATACATCATCAAACTCTTTAAATCCAATACCAGAACTACTACATGCACTACTAGAAATACTACTAGAAGAAGTAACATAAGGATACATTCCATGATCAATATCTAATAATGTTCCTTGAGCTCCTTCAAAAACTACTGATTTACCTTCATCTCGAGCTGTTTTCAAAACATTAGAAATATCATTCATCATTTTTAAAATAAAATCTGAATTTTCTAAAACATCATCTAGAATTTTTGTAAAATCTACTCCCTTAACATGATAAAAATTAATTAATTGATAATTATAATATTCAATATTTTCTTTTAATTTATTAAAAAAAAATGATTGGTCCAATAAATCTCCTAAACATATTCCTCTTCTAGCAATTTTATCTTCGTACGCTGGACCGATACCACATCTAGTTGTTCCTATAGAAGAATCATACCCTCTCTTATTTTCTCTAGCAATATCCATTTTAACATGATATGGAAATATTAAATTGCATGATTCAGATATTAAAATACGATCACGTACAAACCAACCTTTATCTTCTAATAGTTTTATCTCACGAAAAAATAAATTAGGTTCTAAAACAACACCTTGAGATATTATTGAAATCACATTATCATGATATATACCAGACGGTATTACATGTAAAATAATTTTTTCATTATTAACAATTATAGTATGCCCTGCATTATGACCTCCCTGATAACGAACAACATAATCTGCATTTAAAGTTAAAAAATCAACTATTTTACCTTTTCCTTCATCGCCCCATTGAGCACCTACAACAACAATATTTTTTTTCATTATTAAATAAAATTACCCAAATAATTATTGATTTTAACTTAATGTATTTTACATTCTAATTTTATTATACCTATTTCATATAACGAAAAAATTTATTATTATTCACATCTATGAACATAAAACTATTATGTTTAAAAATTTTTTCATATGCATTCAGACTAAAAATAAAATTATAAAATTCAGGATCTACATTAAAAATATTTAAAAATAATTTAACTACCGTAGCTTCTCCTTCACCTTTAATAATAGATGCTGCACGAATTGCTTCTGAAATTTGTTTAGAAACTAAAAAATCTGATTCTAACTTAAGCTGATCAGCTCTATTTTGCCCCTGTAATCTATACATTTTTGCCTGTGTTTCTTGTTCTATCTTCATTTTATTATATATAGTATTAAACATCTCGTTAGAAAATTTAATCTTTACAATATTAAAATCAACGATTTTAATACCACATTCAGAAATCCTATTTAGCTGTAAGAATTTACTCTCTTTTATTTTATTAAAATCTATATGCATTAATGAATCTATAATAGTATTATTACATACAGATAAATTTCCATGGTTATTACTATAAAAACAATTAAATGTTTGCTTCGAATTACCAGACAAAATATTATTAGAATTTAAAAAAGTATCATTTAAATTTAACTGTTTAATCCTAATACTTAAATAATCATTAAATATTTCTTGTAAAATATTTTTAACACAAAACAAATTATTTTTAGACTTAGTTAAATAAAAACGACTAAAATCATTAATCTTCCATTTTATAAAAAAATCCACCATTACACACTGATTATTTTTCGTAAAAAAACTATTTTCAGTATCTTCTATAGTTTGAATCTTTGAACTAAACATCTCTATTTTTTCAAAAAATGGAATCTTAAAATGCAATCCAGGTTTATATACTAATAAATCATTGTGGTTAGTAACATTAGCACGAACTGCTTGACCTAATCTTAATAAAATACCTCGTTGTCCTTCATAAATAATATAAAAACACGAATAGAAAAAAAATATTAATATAATTAAAATTATTGATACAGTTTTATTCATTTTCTATTTTGTCCTATTCTCAAATCATTTTTTCTAATAGAATTCAATTCACGCTGATTAATAATATTATCTAATATACGGGCAGAAAATTTAGAATCTTTTATGCGATTTTTAATTTTTATATCATGCAACAAAACCTTATCTGTTTTAGCATTATAATTTTTATTAACTCTAGAAGGTATTGATATTAAATTATTTTTTTTAATAAATAAATCGTTTAATGAAAAAGATAAAATTTTATTATTATTACTATCTATAAATAATTTATTAATACGACTTAATATTTTTTCTATATAATTAATATATAAATATCTCACAGTAATTTCTTTAGATTGTTTATACAATGGTAAAATTTTAGAAAATCTAATAATCTCACCTTGAGCTTCTAATATTATACGTAATTTATATTCCTGAGCTTTTGCTAAAATTTTTTGAATTTTTCTATGAGTGTTAAATTGCACATTGTTGACATATGTTTTTGCATTTTTTATACAATTATCTCTATCCTTTTGTGAACGTATAACATCTTCAAAAGATGATTGAATTTCTTCAGGAAGATCACATTTTAGAAAATCAACAGATAAAATAACTATTCCCATATCATATCTCATAATTTCTTTTTTAATTTTATTCTGAACAAAATGACAAAGTAAAGAATCTTTTTCTTTTAAAATATCTTCTATACTAAAATTACTTATTACAGTATTTAAAACACTTAAGGCTATTGAGGATACATTGCTATCAGGATTATCTACTGAAAATAAATATTTTCTAGGATCAGAAATACGATATTTAATATTTACTTTTGAATGAATAATATTATTATCGGAAGTAAAAAAATTATCAGAAATAACTAATTCTTTAATTGTTTCTGTATCAACAGGAATTACACGATAACCTAAAATAGGTTTCCAATTTAATCCAGGGCTAGCTAAATAACTAAATTTTCCAAAACAAGTCACTACTCCACATTCTGATTCTTTAATCATATAGAAACCACTACTAAATAAAAAAATCATAGTAGAAACTATAATAATTGTTATAGGATTATTAGCATACTTGAATGATTTAAAACTACTAAAAAATATTTTTTTTTTATTTTTTAAAAAATTTAAAAATTTTATTATTTCTAAAAAAGAACGTGTCCTCTCTCCATGTTTTTTACTATTATTCTTAACTTTTTTATCATCTTCATCCCAAGGATCTTTCTCATTTTTATCATCAGATGGCTTATTCCAGGCCATATTTTACTCCATTCTATATTTTATTTTAAATTTATATAATAAAACAATATACTTAATTAAAAAAAATCATATTTAATCATATCATATATCAATCATATTAAAACAACTTAAAATATTTTTAAAAACAAAAACAATACAAATTAAAAAATATACATTAAATAATTTTATATAAATTTAAAAATATATGCTAAAAACTTAAAAAATAATTATCTATCTATTAATATTACATTTATTTCTAAAAATACTCATATTTACGACATCAACTACTTTAGAAATTAAAACTGGTAACTCTTCATTACTGTATAAAATATTCAAATCACTCCAACTTTTTAACCAAGTCAATTGAGATTTAGCTAATCTTTTTGTAGCTCTTATAACTTCACATATCATTTCATCATAACTTAAAATATTATCAAAATAGTCCCACATTTGACGATAACCAATACACCTTATAGAAGGTAAATTTTTATTTAAATTTCTTCGATCAAACAAATTCTTTACTTCATCTTCAAAACCAAAAGATAACATTTTTCTAAATCGAACTTGAATATTATTAAATAAAACAACCTTGTTTTCTGGTATTAGTGCAAATTTAATAATATTATATGGAAAAAATTTTTTTTTAAATTTAGTTAACTGAGTTAAAGTTTTTCCTGAAATAAAAAATACTTCTAATGCTCGTAATATTCTTTGAATATCATTAGGATGAATTCTTTTTGAAGAAATAGGATCAATAAATTTTAATTTATTAAATAAAAAACTACTAGACTTTTTTTTTAATAACATTAATAAATAAGTCCTAATCTTATTATTCGAAGATGGTAAAATAGACAAACCATTCACTAAAACTTTAAAATAAAACATTGTTCCTCCAACTAACAAAGGAATTCTATTTATTGAATGAATATACTTAATTATTTTAATAACATCACTATAAAATTCACCAACTGAATAAAATTCAGATGGATCTTTAATATTTACCAAAAAATGAGTGTATTTTAATAATTCAAAATCAGAAGGTTTTGCTGTTCCAATATTCATGTCACGATAAATTAATGCTGAATCTACACTTATTAATTCTACTGGTAAAATTTCTTTCAAACGCATAGACAACAAACTTTTACCACAACATGTAGGACCCATAAGAAATATAACTAACTTATCTTTCAATTCATGTCCATTCATTAAAATCATCTTTAAAAAAATTTAGTACCGGATTAATATCAATAGGTTTCAATACCTTGGATACTAAATTAAACTCCAAAATTTTATTAATATGTCTTTTAAAATTCAACAAAACAGATAAAATTTGTAAATGATCCCATTTTTTTACCGAAATATCAATATGACTAATAACACTAGAAATTAATTCTAATAACGTTATTTCATTTTTTTTAACAAAAATAAACAAAATATTTTCGAAAATACAACTTAAATCTTGATTTAAAATCATATAAGGTATAGAATAAAATTCTATATATTCTAATTTTATACAAAAATCAAAACCAATATGAAATAATATTTTTTGAATACCAGAAAAAAATTTATATCCCATATTATTTTTAAAAAATATTATATATACTCTTTCTAATTTTTTTATTTTTAACCCATGATGCTTTCCCAATCTTAATTCAATAAAATAAATAGACAATTTTGCTCTTTGTAAAGAAAACAAAAACAATTTGTCATTATTCTTTTTAATTAATAAATAAGATTTATTTATTAATGCTAATATATTACCAAATTCAGCACTAAAAATAGAATTGTATTCACATTTATAAAAATTTAATTCTAAATTGTCCTTTAATAAATTCGATTTACTATCCTTGATAGTATCAATAAAATCATATTGAGATTTATTTAAACCACTGTTTTTATCAAATAAACGATTTAAAGAATTAAAAATAGAAAAACTATCTTTTTTATTCTTAAAAAAATCCACAGAAGATTTAATAATAGAATTAGATACAATTTTTGTTTTTAAATATTTTTTAATTGCACGATAAATAAAAGAATGTACCAAACGAGAATTAGATAATTTTATAATTTTTTTTTCTGGATGTACATTAACATCTACTTCATAAAATTTTAATTCTAAATAAAAAATATAAGATATGTTATATTTATTTTTACCAATTTCATAAACTGCTTGATATACTGCATGATGAAATAACTTATTAAATACAATTCTCTTATTAACATAAAAAAATTGAAACTTTCTAGCTAAAGAACTATTATATCTTAACAAGTATAACCAACCAACTAATTTCATGTGGTTAAAAAAATGTTCTATATATATTATTTCATTTATGCCAGGTATATTATAAATCGAATTAACAACATTTTTGTCATAAAGATTTTTACTAAAAGTATTATAATGACGAATTAATTTTCCATTATGAGTGAGAGATATATCTAAATTAGTTTTTGATAAAGATAAACAACGTACAATATC encodes the following:
- the hflC gene encoding protease modulator HflC — its product is MNKTVSIILIILIFFFYSCFYIIYEGQRGILLRLGQAVRANVTNHNDLLVYKPGLHFKIPFFEKIEMFSSKIQTIEDTENSFFTKNNQCVMVDFFIKWKINDFSRFYLTKSKNNLFCVKNILQEIFNDYLSIRIKQLNLNDTFLNSNNILSGNSKQTFNCFYSNNHGNLSVCNNTIIDSLMHIDFNKIKESKFLQLNRISECGIKIVDFNIVKIKFSNEMFNTIYNKMKIEQETQAKMYRLQGQNRADQLKLESDFLVSKQISEAIRAASIIKGEGEATVVKLFLNIFNVDPEFYNFIFSLNAYEKIFKHNSFMFIDVNNNKFFRYMK
- the rplI gene encoding 50S ribosomal protein L9, producing the protein MQIILLKKLENLGKIGDIIYVKPGYARNFLIPYGKAILATKDNIKLAEEKKKELKQDLLNKIIEAKFLCKKIKEIKLITIFAKSSLEGKLFGSVSALDISKKLSELSNMDINKRDIYFKNGVLRNIGRHIILFKPHSDVFVDVEVDILPQK
- the miaA gene encoding tRNA (adenosine(37)-N6)-dimethylallyltransferase MiaA, translated to MGPTCCGKSLLSMRLKEILPVELISVDSALIYRDMNIGTAKPSDFELLKYTHFLVNIKDPSEFYSVGEFYSDVIKIIKYIHSINRIPLLVGGTMFYFKVLVNGLSILPSSNNKIRTYLLMLLKKKSSSFLFNKLKFIDPISSKRIHPNDIQRILRALEVFFISGKTLTQLTKFKKKFFPYNIIKFALIPENKVVLFNNIQVRFRKMLSFGFEDEVKNLFDRRNLNKNLPSIRCIGYRQMWDYFDNILSYDEMICEVIRATKRLAKSQLTWLKSWSDLNILYSNEELPVLISKVVDVVNMSIFRNKCNINR
- the rpsR gene encoding 30S ribosomal protein S18 — its product is MVRYFRRRKFCRFTVDKVKEIDYKDIFMLKNYITESGKIVPSRITGTSARYQRQLARAIKCARYLSLLPYTDHHK
- the rpsF gene encoding 30S ribosomal protein S6, producing the protein MRHYEIVLLINPDYSEKLPSFIDKFKKLVLDYKGKVHRLEDWGRRQLSYSIKKLNKAHYFLMNVEVTTVCIQELSRTFRYSDFIIRNIIINVKSLVKEPSPIIKAKEDKLEKR
- the hflK gene encoding FtsH protease activity modulator HflK, giving the protein MAWNKPSDDKNEKDPWDEDDKKVKNNSKKHGERTRSFLEIIKFLNFLKNKKKIFFSSFKSFKYANNPITIIIVSTMIFLFSSGFYMIKESECGVVTCFGKFSYLASPGLNWKPILGYRVIPVDTETIKELVISDNFFTSDNNIIHSKVNIKYRISDPRKYLFSVDNPDSNVSSIALSVLNTVISNFSIEDILKEKDSLLCHFVQNKIKKEIMRYDMGIVILSVDFLKCDLPEEIQSSFEDVIRSQKDRDNCIKNAKTYVNNVQFNTHRKIQKILAKAQEYKLRIILEAQGEIIRFSKILPLYKQSKEITVRYLYINYIEKILSRINKLFIDSNNNKILSFSLNDLFIKKNNLISIPSRVNKNYNAKTDKVLLHDIKIKNRIKDSKFSARILDNIINQRELNSIRKNDLRIGQNRK
- the mutL gene encoding DNA mismatch repair endonuclease MutL translates to MLIRVLPLSVSSYISAGEIIYNPASVVKELVENSIDSCATRINIKIQKGGMQSILVQDNGCGMNAVDLKMSLMRHSTSKIYSMHDLKNVTTCGFRGEALASISAVSHMVLSSCDNCLSTTGWKIYSDGYGTISIPCIVPQTKGTTIIVLDLFFNRPVRRKSIISTYSEFLKIDDIVRCLSLSKTNLDISLTHNGKLIRHYNTFSKNLYDKNVVNSIYNIPGINEIIYIEHFFNHMKLVGWLYLLRYNSSLARKFQFFYVNKRIVFNKLFHHAVYQAVYEIGKNKYNISYIFYLELKFYEVDVNVHPEKKIIKLSNSRLVHSFIYRAIKKYLKTKIVSNSIIKSSVDFFKNKKDSFSIFNSLNRLFDKNSGLNKSQYDFIDTIKDSKSNLLKDNLELNFYKCEYNSIFSAEFGNILALINKSYLLIKKNNDKLFLFSLQRAKLSIYFIELRLGKHHGLKIKKLERVYIIFFKNNMGYKFFSGIQKILFHIGFDFCIKLEYIEFYSIPYMILNQDLSCIFENILFIFVKKNEITLLELISSVISHIDISVKKWDHLQILSVLLNFKRHINKILEFNLVSKVLKPIDINPVLNFFKDDFNEWT
- a CDS encoding adenylosuccinate synthase encodes the protein MKKNIVVVGAQWGDEGKGKIVDFLTLNADYVVRYQGGHNAGHTIIVNNEKIILHVIPSGIYHDNVISIISQGVVLEPNLFFREIKLLEDKGWFVRDRILISESCNLIFPYHVKMDIARENKRGYDSSIGTTRCGIGPAYEDKIARRGICLGDLLDQSFFFNKLKENIEYYNYQLINFYHVKGVDFTKILDDVLENSDFILKMMNDISNVLKTARDEGKSVVFEGAQGTLLDIDHGMYPYVTSSSSISSSACSSSGIGFKEFDDVYGVVKAYSTRVGNGPFPTEVFGKLDSYFCKFGCEFGSTTGRKRRTGWLDIVLLRRAIFINSISKICLTKLDVLDNLDEILICTNYVLLRNINTKTDNIPFCQNDWNAIQPKYESFRGWNVSTVGITQFNDLPIFAKKYILRLEELLSVPIYIISTGPDRKHTIIREK